A part of Fusarium oxysporum Fo47 chromosome III, complete sequence genomic DNA contains:
- a CDS encoding adenylate kinase-domain-containing protein: MPAIEQDAPATIAPQKSTPTFDPKDVTVIFVLGGPGAGKGTQCSKLVSDHGFCHLSAGDLLRAEQERPGSQYGDLIKDYIRNGLIVPMEVTIALLENAMAADLKAKASQKGRFLIDGFPRKMDQAVKFEETVCPAKLVLFFDCPEDVMESRLLERGKTSGRDDDNAESIRKRFRTFIETSMPVVNRFEEVGKVLKLDATPPPDEVYANTEKALAERLGPDF; this comes from the coding sequence atgcctgCTATCGAACAAGATGCGCCCGCGACCATCGCGCCCCAAAAGTCAACTCCGACTTTCGACCCCAAGGATGTGACTGTCATCTTCGTTCTCGGCGGTCCTGGCGCTGGTAAGGGCACTCAGTGCTCCAAGCTTGTCTCGGACCACGGCTTCTGCCACCTCTCAGCTGGTGATCTTTTGCGTGCCGAGCAGGAAAGACCCGGTTCACAATACGGAGATCTCATCAAGGACTACATTCGAAACGGTCTCATTGTTCCCATGGAGGTGACTATTGCTCTCCTCGAGAACGCCATGGCCGCCGACCTTAAGGCAAAGGCTTCGCAAAAGGGGCGCTTCCTCATTGACGGCTTCCCCCGTAAGATGGACCAGGCCGTCAAGTTTGAAGAGACTGTTTGCCCCGCCAAGCTTGTCCTTTTCTTCGACTGCCCGGAGGACGTCATGGAGTCTCGTCTTCTCGAGCGTGGCAAGACCAGCGGCCGTGACGATGACAACGCCGAGAGTATCCGCAAGCGATTCCGTACCTTCATCGAGACCAGCATGCCTGTCGTCAACCGTTTTGAGGAGGTTGGCAAGGTTCTCAAGCTCGATGCTACCCCTCCTCCTGACGAGGTCTATGCCAACACTGAAAAGGCCCTTGCTGAAAGGTTGGGCCCTGACTTTTAG